A region of Streptomyces deccanensis DNA encodes the following proteins:
- a CDS encoding xanthine dehydrogenase family protein molybdopterin-binding subunit, whose product MGTTGLPTTLTQGSRTKGGIGESTLRPDGTLKVTGEFAYSSDMWHEDMLWGQILRSTVAHAEIVSIDTAEALATPGVYAVMTYDDLPTDVRNYGLEIQDTPVLAHGKVRHHGEPVAIVAADHPETARRAAAKIKVEYRELPVVTDEASATAPDAVLVHEGRDDHHVAHVAHPNIVHRQPIIRGDVAEARKRADVIVEGEYVFGMQDQAFLGPESGLAVPAEDGGVDLYIATQWLHSDLRQIAPVLGLPEDKVRMTLAGVGGAFGGREDLSMQIHACLLALRTGKPVKIVYNRFESFFGHVHRHPAKLYYEHGATRDGKLTHLKARIVLDGGAYASASPAVVGNAASLGAGPYVIEDVDIEALALYTNNPPCGAMRGFGAVQACFAYEAQMDKLAAKLGMDPVELRQINAMEQGTLLPTGQAVDSPAPVAELLRRVKAMPLPPEQQWLAAGEAADVRQLPGGLSNTTHGEGVVRGVGYAVGIKNVGFSEGFDDYSTARVRMEVVGGEPVATVHTAMAEVGQGGITVHAQIARTELGVAQVTINPADTQVGSAGSTSASRQTYVTGGAVRNSCELVREKVLELGRRKFGTYHPAWATAELLLEGGKVVTDGGEVLADLVDVLGDEAVEVEAEWRHRPTEPFDLRTGQGFGHVQYSFAAHRAVVEVDTELGMVKVVELACAQDVGKALNPLSVVGQIQGGTTQGLGIAVMEEIVVDPKTAKVRNPSFTDYLIPTILDTPTIPVDVLELADDHAPYGLRGVGEAPTLSSTPAVLAAIRAATGLELNRTPVRPEHLTGTA is encoded by the coding sequence ATGGGAACCACCGGCCTGCCCACCACCCTCACCCAGGGCTCCCGCACCAAGGGCGGCATCGGCGAGTCCACGCTCCGCCCGGACGGCACCCTCAAGGTCACCGGCGAGTTCGCGTACTCCTCCGACATGTGGCACGAGGACATGCTCTGGGGCCAGATCCTGCGCTCCACCGTGGCCCACGCCGAGATCGTCTCCATCGACACCGCCGAGGCCCTCGCCACCCCCGGCGTGTACGCCGTGATGACGTACGACGACCTCCCGACCGACGTACGCAACTACGGCCTGGAGATCCAGGACACCCCGGTCCTCGCCCACGGCAAGGTCCGCCACCACGGCGAGCCCGTCGCGATCGTCGCCGCCGACCACCCGGAGACCGCCCGCCGCGCCGCCGCCAAGATCAAGGTGGAGTACCGCGAACTGCCGGTCGTCACCGACGAGGCCTCCGCGACCGCGCCGGACGCCGTCCTCGTCCACGAGGGCCGCGACGACCACCACGTCGCCCATGTCGCGCACCCGAACATCGTGCACCGCCAGCCGATCATCCGCGGCGACGTGGCGGAGGCACGCAAGCGCGCCGACGTGATCGTGGAGGGCGAGTACGTCTTCGGCATGCAGGACCAGGCCTTCCTGGGCCCCGAGTCCGGCCTCGCCGTGCCCGCCGAGGACGGCGGCGTCGACCTCTACATCGCCACCCAGTGGCTCCACTCCGACCTGCGCCAGATCGCGCCCGTGCTCGGCCTGCCCGAGGACAAGGTCCGGATGACGCTCGCCGGGGTCGGCGGTGCCTTCGGCGGCCGCGAGGACCTGTCGATGCAGATCCACGCCTGCCTGCTGGCCCTGCGCACCGGCAAGCCCGTGAAGATCGTCTACAACCGTTTCGAGTCCTTCTTCGGGCACGTCCACCGCCACCCCGCCAAGCTGTACTACGAGCACGGGGCGACACGCGACGGCAAGCTCACGCACCTCAAGGCCCGCATCGTCCTGGACGGCGGCGCCTACGCCTCCGCCTCCCCGGCCGTCGTCGGCAACGCCGCCTCGCTCGGCGCGGGCCCGTACGTCATCGAGGACGTCGACATCGAGGCCCTCGCCCTCTACACCAACAACCCGCCCTGCGGGGCGATGCGCGGCTTCGGCGCGGTCCAGGCGTGCTTCGCGTACGAGGCGCAGATGGACAAGCTGGCGGCGAAGCTCGGCATGGACCCGGTGGAGCTGCGGCAGATCAACGCCATGGAGCAGGGCACCCTGCTGCCCACCGGCCAGGCCGTCGACTCCCCGGCCCCGGTCGCCGAACTCCTGCGCCGCGTCAAGGCGATGCCCCTGCCGCCCGAGCAGCAGTGGCTCGCGGCGGGCGAGGCGGCCGACGTACGACAGCTGCCGGGCGGCCTCTCCAACACCACGCACGGCGAGGGCGTCGTCCGGGGCGTCGGCTACGCGGTCGGCATCAAGAACGTCGGCTTCTCCGAGGGCTTCGACGACTACTCGACCGCCCGTGTCCGGATGGAGGTCGTCGGCGGCGAACCCGTCGCCACCGTCCACACGGCCATGGCGGAGGTCGGCCAGGGCGGCATCACCGTCCACGCGCAGATCGCCCGCACGGAGCTGGGCGTCGCCCAGGTGACCATCAACCCCGCCGACACGCAGGTGGGTTCGGCCGGCTCGACCTCCGCGTCCCGCCAGACGTACGTCACGGGCGGCGCCGTCAGGAACAGCTGCGAGCTGGTCCGCGAGAAGGTGCTGGAGCTGGGCCGCCGCAAGTTCGGCACGTACCACCCCGCCTGGGCCACGGCCGAGTTGCTGCTGGAGGGCGGCAAGGTCGTCACCGACGGCGGTGAGGTCCTGGCCGACCTGGTGGACGTCCTCGGGGACGAGGCCGTCGAGGTCGAGGCGGAGTGGCGGCACCGGCCGACCGAGCCGTTCGATCTGCGGACCGGGCAGGGCTTCGGCCATGTCCAGTACTCCTTCGCCGCGCACCGGGCGGTCGTCGAGGTCGACACCGAGCTGGGCATGGTGAAGGTCGTCGAACTGGCCTGTGCGCAGGACGTCGGCAAGGCGCTCAACCCGCTGTCCGTGGTGGGCCAGATCCAGGGCGGTACGACCCAGGGGCTGGGCATCGCGGTGATGGAGGAGATCGTCGTCGACCCGAAGACCGCGAAGGTGCGCAATCCGTCCTTCACGGACTACCTCATCCCCACGATCCTCGACACGCCGACCATCCCCGTCGACGTGCTCGAACTCGCCGACGACCACGCGCCGTACGGGTTGCGTGGGGTCGGGGAGGCGCCGACCCTGTCGTCCACCCCGGCCGTCCTCGCGGCGATCCGCGCGGCGACGGGGTTGGAGTTGAACCGGACGCCGGTGCGGCCGGAGCATCTGACCGGTACGGCGTAG
- a CDS encoding NCS2 family permease has translation MTQQSLKPRTVAEGTVDPADRPRLDRYFHITHRGSTVAREVRGGVTTFMAMAYILLLNPLILSGPDAVGATLGQKALITATALAAAVSTLLMGVVGRVPLALAAGLSVSGVIASQVAPQMTWPQAMGMCVMYGVIIMLLVVTGLREMIMNAIPLALKHAITMGIGLFVALIGFYKAGFVHQGKATPVSLGPAGELAGWPVLLFAVTLLAIFMLQARGVPGAILLGIVGGTVVAVLLNALDVIDPRQWAGGAPELHGSAVSMPDFSLFGQVEFGGWGDVGAMTVGMIVFTLVLAGFFDAMATIIGVGTEAGLADDKGRMPGLSKALFIDGAGGAIGGVAGGSGQTVFVESATGVGEGARTGLSSVVTGLFFAACLFFTPLTAIVPGEVAAAALVVIGAMMMTNARHVDWSDRATAIPVFLTVVIMPFTYSITAGVAAGVVSYVAIKVAQGRAREIGAFMWALTAVFVVFFALNPIESWMGVH, from the coding sequence ATGACCCAACAGTCGCTCAAGCCGAGGACGGTCGCCGAAGGCACCGTCGACCCGGCCGACCGGCCCCGTCTCGACCGGTACTTCCACATCACCCACCGAGGATCCACCGTCGCCCGAGAGGTCCGCGGCGGCGTCACCACCTTCATGGCGATGGCGTACATCCTCCTGCTCAACCCGCTGATCCTCTCCGGCCCGGACGCCGTCGGCGCGACCCTCGGCCAGAAGGCGCTGATCACGGCGACCGCGCTCGCGGCGGCCGTCAGCACGCTCCTCATGGGCGTCGTCGGCCGGGTCCCGCTCGCCCTCGCCGCCGGCCTCTCCGTCTCCGGGGTCATCGCCTCGCAGGTCGCCCCGCAGATGACCTGGCCGCAGGCGATGGGCATGTGCGTGATGTACGGCGTGATCATCATGCTGCTGGTCGTCACCGGCCTCCGCGAGATGATCATGAACGCCATCCCGCTGGCCCTGAAGCACGCGATCACCATGGGGATCGGTCTGTTCGTCGCCCTGATCGGGTTCTACAAGGCCGGTTTCGTGCACCAGGGCAAGGCGACCCCGGTCAGCCTCGGGCCAGCCGGCGAACTCGCCGGCTGGCCCGTCCTCCTCTTCGCGGTCACCCTCCTCGCGATCTTCATGCTCCAGGCCCGGGGCGTCCCCGGCGCGATCCTGCTCGGCATCGTCGGCGGCACCGTCGTCGCCGTGCTCCTCAACGCCCTCGACGTCATCGACCCGAGGCAATGGGCGGGCGGCGCACCGGAGTTGCACGGCAGCGCGGTCTCGATGCCGGACTTCTCGCTCTTCGGCCAGGTCGAGTTCGGCGGCTGGGGCGATGTCGGCGCGATGACGGTCGGCATGATCGTCTTCACTCTCGTGCTGGCCGGGTTCTTCGACGCGATGGCCACCATCATCGGCGTGGGCACGGAGGCCGGGCTCGCCGACGACAAGGGCCGCATGCCGGGCCTGTCCAAGGCGCTGTTCATCGACGGCGCGGGCGGCGCGATCGGCGGCGTGGCCGGCGGTTCGGGCCAGACCGTGTTCGTGGAATCGGCCACGGGAGTCGGCGAGGGCGCCCGTACCGGGCTCTCCTCCGTCGTCACCGGACTGTTCTTCGCGGCCTGTCTGTTCTTCACCCCGCTCACGGCGATCGTGCCCGGCGAGGTCGCGGCCGCCGCGCTCGTCGTCATCGGCGCCATGATGATGACGAACGCCCGGCACGTCGACTGGTCCGACCGCGCCACCGCGATCCCGGTCTTCCTGACCGTCGTGATCATGCCGTTCACGTACTCCATCACCGCGGGCGTCGCCGCCGGAGTCGTCTCCTACGTCGCCATCAAGGTCGCACAGGGCCGGGCACGGGAGATCGGCGCGTTCATGTGGGCCCTGACGGCGGTCTTCGTCGTCTTCTTCGCCCTCAACCCCATCGAGAGCTGGATGGGCGTGCACTAG
- a CDS encoding XdhC family protein has translation MLDIAEELHRWVGQGRDFAVATVVAVGGSAPRQPGAALAVDADGTAIGSVSGGCVEGAVYDLCRQALEDGEPVLERFGYSDEDAFAVGLTCGGIIDILVTPVRAGDPVRPVAAAALAAAAGGEAAALARIVSGPAELRGRALLVRPDGSYDGGYGAHPELDRTVAAEARALLDAGRTGTLEIGEQGSRCGAPLTVLVESSVPPPRMIVFGAIDFASALVRVGKFLGHHVTVCDARPVFATRTRFPEADEIVVEWPHRYLERTSVDARTVLCVLTHDAKFDIPLLRLALRLPVAYVGAMGSRRTHLDRNQRLREVGVTELELARLRSPIGLDLGARTPEETALSIAAEIVADRRGGSGVSLTGAHTPIHHDGPPALTDLPSLRVS, from the coding sequence ATGCTGGACATCGCCGAAGAGCTGCACCGGTGGGTCGGGCAGGGGCGTGACTTCGCCGTGGCCACCGTGGTGGCCGTCGGCGGCAGCGCGCCCCGGCAGCCGGGCGCCGCCCTCGCGGTGGACGCCGACGGCACGGCGATCGGGTCGGTCTCCGGCGGCTGCGTCGAGGGCGCCGTCTACGACCTGTGCCGCCAGGCGCTGGAGGACGGCGAACCCGTCCTCGAACGCTTCGGCTACAGCGACGAGGACGCCTTCGCCGTCGGTCTCACCTGCGGCGGGATCATCGACATCCTGGTGACACCGGTGCGGGCCGGCGACCCCGTCCGCCCGGTGGCCGCCGCCGCGCTCGCCGCGGCGGCGGGCGGGGAGGCGGCGGCCCTGGCCCGGATCGTCTCCGGCCCCGCGGAACTGAGGGGCCGGGCCCTGCTGGTCCGCCCGGACGGCTCGTACGACGGCGGGTACGGCGCCCACCCCGAACTGGACCGTACGGTCGCCGCCGAGGCCCGCGCCCTCCTGGACGCCGGCCGCACCGGCACCCTGGAGATCGGAGAACAGGGCTCACGCTGCGGAGCGCCGCTCACGGTCCTGGTCGAGTCCTCGGTCCCGCCGCCTCGGATGATCGTCTTCGGTGCGATCGACTTCGCGTCGGCGCTGGTCCGGGTCGGCAAGTTCCTCGGCCATCACGTGACCGTCTGCGACGCCCGCCCCGTCTTCGCCACCCGCACCCGCTTCCCCGAGGCGGACGAGATCGTCGTCGAGTGGCCCCACCGGTACCTGGAGCGCACGTCCGTGGACGCCCGCACGGTCCTGTGCGTTCTCACGCACGACGCCAAGTTCGACATCCCGCTCCTCCGGCTCGCCCTGCGGCTCCCCGTCGCCTACGTCGGCGCGATGGGCTCCCGCCGCACCCACCTCGACCGCAACCAACGCCTCCGCGAAGTCGGAGTCACCGAGCTGGAGTTGGCCCGGCTCAGGTCCCCGATCGGGCTCGACCTCGGAGCGCGCACCCCGGAGGAGACCGCGCTGTCGATCGCCGCCGAGATCGTCGCCGACCGGCGGGGTGGCAGCGGGGTCTCCCTGACCGGCGCGCACACCCCGATCCACCACGACGGCCCACCCGCCCTCACGGACCTGCCGAGCCTCCGCGTCTCCTGA
- a CDS encoding class I SAM-dependent DNA methyltransferase, whose amino-acid sequence MSTDQHTTRESYDTVATDYEKLLRDELAKSPFERAMLGVFAERVLAAGGGRVADLGCGPGRVTGHLASLGLDICGVDLSPQMVAVARWAHPRLRFDVGTMSALDFEDGCLAGALAWYSTVHTPLTELPSLLREFHRVLAPGGLLAMAYKVGDESVHLTHAYGHPLDLDVHRFPPDRVAELLGDAGFVESARLVREADGPGTTANTPQAYVLARKPA is encoded by the coding sequence ATGAGCACAGACCAGCACACCACCCGGGAGTCCTACGACACGGTCGCCACCGACTACGAGAAGCTGCTGAGAGACGAGCTGGCGAAGAGCCCGTTCGAGCGGGCCATGCTGGGGGTGTTCGCCGAGCGGGTGCTGGCAGCCGGGGGCGGACGTGTCGCGGATTTGGGGTGCGGGCCGGGGCGGGTCACCGGGCATCTGGCCTCGCTGGGGCTGGACATCTGCGGCGTCGACCTCTCGCCGCAGATGGTCGCCGTGGCCCGCTGGGCGCACCCGCGCCTCCGGTTCGACGTGGGCACGATGAGCGCGCTCGACTTCGAGGACGGCTGCCTGGCGGGCGCCCTCGCCTGGTACTCCACGGTGCACACCCCGCTCACCGAACTCCCTTCGCTATTACGCGAGTTCCATCGGGTACTCGCTCCCGGGGGGCTCCTCGCGATGGCGTACAAGGTGGGCGACGAGTCCGTCCACCTGACGCACGCCTACGGTCACCCCCTCGATCTCGACGTCCACCGCTTCCCGCCGGACCGGGTCGCCGAGCTGCTGGGGGACGCCGGGTTCGTGGAGTCGGCGCGGCTGGTGCGGGAAGCGGACGGGCCCGGCACCACGGCCAACACCCCACAGGCGTACGTGCTGGCGCGCAAGCCGGCGTGA
- a CDS encoding SRPBCC family protein, whose translation MVLFLLERLSRLPADRAWQLLTDWPRHADVVPLTRVTVRTPPPTGEGTEFVARSGVGPLAFDDRMEVTVWQPPGAGTPGKCRLVKHGSFVTGWAEIEVHPYGDGGSRTVWREDLRVRGLPGLFDRPLGGLARVMFGRAMDGLLAADARRPG comes from the coding sequence GTGGTTCTCTTCCTCCTGGAACGTCTCTCCCGGCTCCCCGCAGACCGCGCCTGGCAGCTCCTCACCGACTGGCCCCGGCACGCGGACGTCGTGCCGCTGACCCGCGTCACCGTGCGCACTCCTCCGCCGACCGGCGAGGGCACGGAGTTCGTGGCCCGCAGCGGCGTCGGGCCGCTCGCCTTCGACGACCGGATGGAGGTCACCGTCTGGCAGCCACCGGGCGCCGGAACTCCCGGAAAGTGCCGGCTCGTCAAGCACGGTTCGTTCGTCACCGGTTGGGCCGAGATCGAGGTCCATCCGTACGGTGACGGCGGCTCCCGTACGGTCTGGCGCGAGGACCTGCGGGTGCGAGGGCTACCGGGGCTCTTCGACCGGCCGCTGGGAGGGCTGGCGCGGGTCATGTTCGGACGGGCGATGGACGGGCTGCTCGCGGCCGACGCCCGGCGCCCGGGCTGA
- a CDS encoding cytochrome P450 — MDPELHGRLDELQRDPYPLYARARAAEGLTYVPELDSWLVARDADVREVLRRPEDFSSANALRPDVMPAPAALAVLGGGFGGRPVVVTADGALHQELRAPIVRGMSPARVAAVLPYAAERAAALVDDFVKNGDGGRVELMSAYAGRLPGEVIGRLVGFDPDDVPALVHGGHRAEQLLFRPMTEAEQIAAAEDVVATAHRLDAFVRARRADPREDLGTELITSVAGPGTGELTLDQRHQVVAHLQNLLIAGHLTTTALIGTTVLHLLRDRRQWELLCAEPERVPAAVEEAARYDTALQGFRRVTTRPVTLAGTELPAGTPVFLAFAGANRDASRHPRPDDFDIARPSGSRHLSFGLGTHTCPGSQLAREQLRLTLELLTSRLPELRLAEGQRITMRPTLIHRSPERLDLVW; from the coding sequence GTGGATCCTGAACTGCACGGCAGACTCGACGAGTTGCAGCGGGACCCGTATCCGCTCTACGCGCGGGCCAGGGCGGCCGAAGGGCTGACGTACGTCCCCGAGCTGGACTCCTGGCTGGTGGCACGGGACGCCGACGTACGGGAGGTGCTGCGGCGCCCGGAGGACTTCTCCTCGGCCAACGCGCTGCGCCCCGACGTCATGCCCGCGCCCGCCGCCCTGGCCGTGCTCGGCGGCGGCTTCGGCGGTCGCCCCGTCGTCGTCACCGCCGACGGCGCCCTGCATCAGGAGTTGCGCGCCCCCATCGTGCGGGGCATGTCACCCGCCAGGGTGGCCGCCGTCCTGCCGTACGCCGCGGAACGGGCCGCCGCCCTGGTCGACGACTTCGTCAAGAACGGCGACGGCGGCCGCGTCGAGTTGATGTCCGCGTACGCGGGGCGGCTGCCCGGGGAGGTCATCGGGCGGCTCGTCGGGTTCGACCCGGACGACGTACCGGCGCTGGTGCACGGCGGGCACCGGGCCGAGCAGTTGCTGTTCCGGCCCATGACGGAGGCCGAGCAGATCGCGGCGGCCGAGGACGTGGTCGCCACCGCCCACCGGCTCGACGCGTTCGTACGCGCCCGGCGCGCGGACCCGCGCGAGGACCTGGGCACCGAACTCATCACGTCCGTCGCCGGACCGGGCACCGGCGAGCTGACGCTCGACCAGCGCCACCAGGTCGTCGCCCACCTCCAGAACCTGCTGATCGCCGGACACCTGACCACGACGGCCCTCATCGGGACCACCGTCCTGCACCTGCTGCGCGACCGCCGGCAGTGGGAACTGCTCTGCGCCGAACCCGAGCGCGTCCCGGCCGCCGTCGAGGAAGCCGCCCGCTACGACACCGCGTTGCAGGGCTTCCGTCGCGTCACCACCCGCCCCGTCACCCTCGCCGGGACCGAACTCCCCGCCGGGACACCGGTGTTCCTAGCGTTCGCCGGAGCCAACCGCGACGCCTCACGCCATCCGCGCCCCGACGACTTCGACATCGCCCGCCCCTCCGGCAGCCGTCACCTCTCCTTCGGCCTCGGCACCCACACCTGCCCCGGCTCACAACTCGCCCGCGAACAACTCCGCCTGACTCTGGAGCTGTTGACCAGCCGCCTCCCGGAGCTGCGGCTGGCGGAGGGCCAGCGGATCACCATGCGGCCGACGTTGATCCACCGCTCTCCGGAACGCCTCGACCTCGTCTGGTGA
- a CDS encoding Gfo/Idh/MocA family protein, with amino-acid sequence MSQQAPCTTSPQPRRAAVVGLGARARMFTEALTGPFAERVELVGLCDLNTHRMAVHNAWIAADHPGHAPVSAYGADEFEGMLRRERVDLVVVCTVDRTHDHYIVRALEAGCDVVTEKPMTTDAERAHRILEARRRTGREVRVAFNYRYNPVHSAVRELLASGEIGEVGSVHFEWLLDLRHGADYFRRWHRDKANSGGLLVHKSTHHFDLVNWWLGTRPETVYAQGGLFFYGDEAGRRRGLARDYTRAHGSPAAESDPFALRLRDSPVLTALYLDAEREDGYHRDRNVFGPGVSIEDDMAVLVRYASGATLTYHLTAYSPWEGYRIAFNGSEGRVELLVEESTWTRPLVRVTGASPVLHGADAGEAPGRTQLLVRRFWEPPREVKVETDEGGHGGGDVRMLADLFGERVPDALGRAADAVDGARSLVTGLAANRSLETGMPVTARELLDV; translated from the coding sequence ATGTCACAACAAGCCCCCTGCACCACCTCCCCACAACCCCGTCGTGCCGCCGTGGTGGGGCTCGGTGCCCGGGCGCGGATGTTCACCGAGGCCCTGACGGGACCCTTCGCGGAACGGGTGGAGCTGGTCGGGCTCTGCGACCTGAACACACACCGCATGGCCGTACACAACGCCTGGATCGCCGCCGACCACCCAGGCCACGCGCCCGTATCGGCGTACGGGGCCGACGAGTTCGAGGGGATGCTGCGCCGCGAGCGGGTCGACCTGGTCGTGGTGTGCACGGTGGACCGGACCCACGACCACTACATCGTCCGCGCCCTGGAGGCGGGCTGCGACGTCGTCACCGAGAAGCCGATGACGACCGACGCCGAGCGCGCCCACCGCATCCTGGAGGCCCGGCGGCGGACCGGGCGCGAGGTCCGCGTCGCCTTCAACTACCGCTACAACCCGGTGCATTCGGCCGTACGGGAACTGCTCGCGAGCGGGGAGATCGGCGAGGTCGGCTCGGTGCACTTCGAGTGGCTGCTCGATCTGCGGCACGGCGCCGACTACTTCCGCCGCTGGCACCGCGACAAGGCGAACTCCGGCGGCCTCCTCGTCCACAAGTCGACCCACCACTTCGACCTGGTCAACTGGTGGCTCGGCACCCGCCCCGAGACCGTCTACGCCCAGGGCGGCCTCTTCTTCTACGGCGACGAGGCGGGCCGCCGCCGGGGCCTGGCCCGCGACTACACCCGCGCCCACGGCTCCCCGGCGGCCGAGTCCGACCCCTTCGCCCTGCGCCTGCGGGACTCCCCCGTCCTCACCGCGCTCTACCTGGACGCCGAGCGGGAGGACGGCTACCACCGCGACCGGAACGTCTTCGGTCCCGGCGTCAGCATCGAGGACGACATGGCGGTCCTCGTCCGCTACGCCTCCGGCGCCACCCTGACCTACCACCTCACCGCCTACTCCCCCTGGGAGGGCTACCGCATCGCCTTCAACGGCAGCGAGGGACGCGTCGAGCTGCTCGTGGAGGAGTCGACGTGGACGCGGCCCCTGGTACGGGTCACCGGCGCGAGCCCGGTCCTGCACGGCGCCGACGCGGGCGAGGCACCCGGCAGGACCCAGCTGCTCGTACGGCGCTTCTGGGAGCCGCCGCGCGAGGTGAAGGTGGAGACGGACGAGGGCGGGCACGGCGGCGGCGACGTCCGCATGCTGGCCGACCTGTTCGGGGAGCGCGTACCGGACGCGCTGGGCCGGGCGGCCGACGCCGTGGACGGGGCCCGGTCACTGGTGACCGGGCTGGCGGCGAACCGGTCGCTGGAGACGGGGATGCCGGTGACGGCGCGGGAGTTGCTGGACGTGTGA
- a CDS encoding ABC transporter substrate-binding protein, which yields MPRIRTRESWKPRAAATALALCALLTGCSGADGSGGGGQVVLRYTWWGNPDRAARTQAAVELFERKNPGIDVQTSFAGYEAYKQKLATQAAGGDAPDVMQLDYRMIDQYASGGVLLDLAEQRQALDTAEFEPGLLATGKVDGKQYAVPQGRGTETMVYDTEKWKAAGLEPPRVGWTWSEWADAMRTVAEKTGEPGGTDPGQSEDAFEIWLRGQGKALYTEDGRLGFDADDLTRWWTFTDRLRREGAVSPAEQTTQLDGTVENTPLGRGTAASDVNWDAPASGYLALVPTGISLAPMPAGEDGTPGQYFKPSMFMGVAADSGHPEESTRLVDFLLNDDEAAKILGATRGIPVNESIREDIAADLKDFDRTIYDYQATVEGKLDPPPQAPPSGDSALQTTFQRDYDQVSYERMSPREAAENYLTEAKAELRS from the coding sequence ATGCCCCGAATCAGGACAAGGGAGTCCTGGAAGCCCCGTGCGGCGGCCACCGCACTGGCGCTCTGCGCGCTGCTCACCGGCTGCTCCGGAGCGGACGGCTCGGGCGGCGGCGGGCAGGTCGTCCTGCGCTACACCTGGTGGGGCAACCCCGACCGGGCCGCCAGAACCCAGGCGGCCGTCGAGCTCTTCGAGCGGAAGAACCCGGGGATCGACGTTCAGACCTCCTTCGCCGGCTACGAGGCCTACAAGCAGAAGCTCGCCACCCAGGCCGCCGGCGGCGACGCGCCGGACGTGATGCAGCTCGACTACCGGATGATCGACCAGTACGCCTCCGGCGGTGTGCTCCTCGACCTCGCCGAGCAGCGCCAGGCCCTGGACACCGCCGAGTTCGAGCCGGGACTGCTCGCCACCGGCAAGGTGGACGGCAAGCAGTACGCCGTACCGCAGGGGCGGGGCACCGAGACCATGGTCTACGACACCGAGAAGTGGAAGGCCGCCGGTCTCGAACCGCCCCGTGTGGGCTGGACCTGGAGCGAATGGGCCGACGCCATGCGGACGGTGGCCGAGAAGACCGGGGAGCCCGGCGGCACCGACCCCGGCCAGAGCGAGGACGCCTTCGAGATCTGGCTGCGCGGCCAGGGCAAGGCCCTCTACACCGAGGACGGACGACTCGGCTTCGACGCCGACGACCTCACCCGCTGGTGGACCTTCACCGACCGGCTCCGCAGGGAGGGGGCCGTCTCACCCGCCGAGCAGACCACCCAGCTCGACGGCACGGTCGAGAACACCCCGCTCGGCCGGGGCACGGCCGCCTCGGACGTCAACTGGGACGCCCCCGCGAGCGGTTACCTCGCGCTCGTCCCCACCGGGATCTCCCTCGCCCCCATGCCGGCGGGGGAGGACGGCACGCCCGGCCAGTACTTCAAGCCCTCCATGTTCATGGGCGTGGCCGCCGACTCCGGCCACCCGGAGGAGTCCACCCGCCTCGTCGACTTCCTGCTCAACGACGACGAGGCCGCGAAGATCCTCGGCGCCACCCGGGGCATCCCCGTCAACGAGTCGATCCGCGAGGACATCGCGGCCGACCTCAAGGACTTCGACAGGACCATCTACGACTACCAGGCCACCGTCGAAGGAAAGCTCGACCCGCCGCCCCAGGCGCCCCCGTCGGGCGACAGCGCCCTGCAGACCACGTTCCAGCGCGACTACGACCAGGTGTCCTACGAGCGGATGTCCCCCCGCGAGGCGGCCGAGAACTACCTCACCGAGGCGAAGGCGGAGCTGAGGTCATGA